A single Bremerella cremea DNA region contains:
- a CDS encoding PVC-type heme-binding CxxCH protein, with amino-acid sequence MRTLLILLLIASPVWADFPEIHNSERDKEAQPMPPQQAAASFEVPEGFQVDVVFAEPDVQNPIAMAWDAQGRLWIAENFTYDQPSLKFDRSLRDRVLFFEDTDGDGKLDKRNVFVDDVQLLTSVEVGAGGVWLMCPPQVLFIPDADHDGKPDGPAEVVLDGFTVAKDNYHNFANGLRFGPDGWLYGRCGHSCPGHIGLPGTPDEKRLPMEGGIWRYHPQTKHVEVLTTGTTNPWGHDWDELGELFFINTVNGHLWHMIPGAHFMQNFALDPHPHSYQLIDTHADHWHFDTTGRWQDSRDGVANKYGGGHAHVGMMIYQGANWPEEYRGNLFTFNMHGRRANQDILVREGSGYVGQHGKDILLSGDPFFRGMDLSAGPDGSVYVIDWSDTGECHDHTGVHRTSGRIYRVSYEGARKFTRPPTGDSYFLNPMVQQLDDNWAPRMARIVLQEKYLAGEDMSPLIQLLQPLVFEEKPEQGLTSLAKHDRNRLRYLWTLHAIGGTDQSLLLKLLDDKNEHMRAWAIRLLTEQWPLDAAQGPVPQNAALAQQVREEAREMLPKFVQMAASDDSAFVRLTLASTLQRLPVELRGKLATQLVRHPEDANDHNLPMMVWYGLMSNKGEHLKDLGTVASASTWPTTTRLIARRLTEEIETQPDAINALIGRAKSFDASQAAAMLTGMSEALRGWSKAPKPTAWDSLALKLSKLPVQGIPAKVLELGAVFGDGRALDELRALALNNEADLQARRAALASLIEAKPDDLRTLCEKLITTPMVNVVAARGLAQYNDPAAAELLVANYRRFWETQRPEVLSILLSRPVFAHVLLDALANNRIRKSDVTAIHVRQLRSLGDETLNQRANEVWGEVRESSEEKQKAMAYWKERLSEENLAQADMARGRVVFEGLCAKCHRLYGEGSTIGPDLTGSNRSNLDYLLQNIIDPSAVVSADYRMTVLQLEDGRVFSGIVAEQNDKTLTLQTPTERVTVEKDQIEAQKKTNLSPMPDLQLGAAPNQPGGLLTDEQFLDLISYLKNPAQVPLPSK; translated from the coding sequence ATGCGAACCTTGCTCATCTTGCTGCTGATTGCCTCCCCGGTTTGGGCTGATTTTCCGGAAATTCACAATTCCGAACGGGACAAAGAAGCTCAGCCAATGCCCCCTCAGCAGGCCGCTGCCAGCTTCGAGGTGCCTGAAGGATTCCAAGTCGATGTCGTTTTTGCTGAACCAGATGTCCAAAACCCAATCGCGATGGCCTGGGATGCCCAAGGGCGGCTTTGGATTGCGGAGAACTTTACCTACGATCAGCCCAGCTTGAAGTTCGATCGAAGTTTACGCGACCGGGTTCTTTTCTTTGAAGACACCGATGGCGACGGCAAACTCGACAAACGGAATGTCTTTGTCGATGACGTCCAACTGCTGACCAGCGTGGAAGTCGGAGCGGGGGGCGTGTGGCTGATGTGCCCGCCTCAGGTGTTGTTCATCCCCGATGCCGATCACGATGGCAAACCAGATGGCCCAGCCGAAGTCGTGCTCGATGGATTTACCGTCGCCAAAGACAACTACCACAATTTTGCCAACGGGCTACGTTTCGGCCCCGATGGCTGGCTGTACGGGCGCTGCGGTCACTCGTGCCCAGGCCATATCGGCTTGCCGGGCACGCCCGACGAAAAACGGTTACCGATGGAAGGGGGCATCTGGCGTTATCACCCGCAAACCAAGCATGTGGAAGTGCTGACCACCGGCACAACCAATCCCTGGGGGCACGACTGGGACGAGCTGGGCGAACTCTTCTTCATCAACACGGTGAACGGCCATCTATGGCACATGATTCCTGGGGCTCACTTCATGCAAAACTTTGCCCTCGATCCTCACCCGCATTCGTACCAACTGATCGACACTCATGCCGATCATTGGCACTTCGATACGACCGGGCGCTGGCAAGATTCGCGCGACGGGGTCGCCAACAAGTATGGTGGCGGGCACGCGCACGTGGGGATGATGATCTATCAAGGAGCCAACTGGCCGGAAGAATATCGCGGCAATCTGTTCACTTTCAACATGCACGGCCGCCGTGCGAATCAAGATATTTTGGTTCGCGAAGGAAGTGGTTACGTCGGCCAGCATGGGAAAGATATCTTGCTCAGCGGCGATCCTTTCTTCCGAGGCATGGACCTTAGTGCTGGGCCTGATGGCAGCGTGTACGTGATCGATTGGAGCGATACCGGCGAATGTCACGACCACACCGGTGTCCATCGAACCAGCGGGCGGATCTATCGGGTTTCGTATGAAGGGGCCCGAAAGTTCACGCGACCACCAACCGGAGATTCGTATTTCCTCAACCCGATGGTGCAGCAACTCGACGACAACTGGGCCCCACGGATGGCGCGAATTGTCTTGCAGGAAAAGTACTTGGCAGGGGAAGACATGAGCCCCCTAATTCAATTGCTTCAGCCGCTGGTGTTCGAGGAAAAGCCTGAGCAAGGATTGACCTCGTTGGCCAAGCACGACCGCAACCGACTCCGCTACCTTTGGACCTTGCACGCGATTGGTGGCACCGATCAATCGCTGTTGCTCAAGTTATTAGACGATAAAAACGAACACATGCGGGCGTGGGCGATCCGTTTGCTCACCGAGCAGTGGCCGCTAGACGCCGCTCAAGGGCCAGTTCCGCAAAATGCTGCCCTTGCCCAACAGGTTCGGGAAGAAGCCAGAGAGATGCTGCCCAAATTCGTGCAAATGGCCGCATCCGACGACTCGGCGTTCGTCCGGCTGACGCTCGCTTCAACGCTGCAGCGGCTTCCGGTGGAACTGCGGGGCAAGCTGGCCACGCAATTAGTTCGCCACCCGGAAGACGCCAACGACCACAACTTGCCGATGATGGTTTGGTACGGGCTGATGTCGAACAAGGGAGAGCACTTGAAAGACCTGGGGACAGTTGCCTCAGCCAGCACGTGGCCAACCACTACCCGGCTGATCGCCCGCCGGTTGACCGAAGAGATCGAAACCCAGCCAGATGCGATCAACGCCCTGATCGGGCGGGCTAAAAGCTTTGACGCATCCCAGGCAGCCGCCATGTTAACTGGCATGAGCGAAGCACTGCGTGGGTGGTCGAAGGCACCCAAGCCAACGGCGTGGGACTCGCTTGCTTTGAAGTTGTCCAAGCTCCCCGTGCAAGGCATTCCCGCAAAGGTTCTTGAACTAGGAGCCGTGTTTGGCGATGGCCGGGCGCTGGACGAACTGCGGGCGTTGGCATTAAACAACGAAGCCGACCTGCAGGCCCGCCGGGCGGCGTTGGCTTCCCTGATTGAAGCCAAGCCAGACGATCTGCGTACGCTTTGCGAGAAGCTGATTACCACACCCATGGTCAACGTGGTAGCGGCACGCGGGCTGGCTCAATATAACGACCCTGCTGCGGCGGAACTGTTGGTGGCGAACTATCGCCGCTTCTGGGAGACACAGCGGCCAGAAGTGTTGTCGATCTTGCTTTCGCGTCCGGTGTTTGCTCATGTGCTGCTCGATGCCCTGGCCAACAATCGCATTCGCAAGTCGGACGTCACGGCGATTCACGTGCGGCAGTTACGATCGCTCGGCGACGAAACCCTCAACCAGCGGGCCAACGAAGTATGGGGAGAAGTTCGCGAGTCGAGCGAAGAGAAACAGAAAGCGATGGCCTACTGGAAAGAACGCCTCAGCGAAGAGAATCTCGCCCAGGCCGACATGGCCCGGGGGCGTGTCGTGTTTGAAGGGCTGTGTGCCAAATGCCACCGCTTGTACGGCGAAGGAAGCACGATCGGCCCTGACCTGACCGGCAGCAATCGGAGCAATCTCGATTACCTGTTGCAAAACATCATCGACCCCAGCGCCGTGGTGAGTGCCGATTACCGGATGACCGTGCTGCAATTGGAAGATGGCCGCGTGTTCAGCGGAATCGTGGCCGAGCAAAACGATAAAACGCTCACCCTGCAAACGCCAACCGAACGCGTGACGGTCGAGAAGGATCAGATCGAAGCGCAGAAGAAAACCAATCTCTCGCCGATGCCAGACTTGCAATTAGGAGCCGCCCCCAATCAGCCAGGCGGGCTACTGACCGACGAGCAGTTTTTGGATTTGATTTCGTACCTAAAGAACCCCGCCCAGGTGCCGCTACCCAGCAAGTAA